One Streptomyces sp. NBC_00223 genomic window carries:
- the pyrH gene encoding UMP kinase — MDDGADKAHDTAGHGTRNGVAPRRYLLKLSGEAFAGGGGLGVDPDVVHAIAREIAAVVRDGYELALVVGGGNFFRGAELQQRGMDRARSDYMGMLGTVMNCLALQDFLEKEGIETRVQTAITMGQVAEPYIPLRAVRHLEKGRVVIFGAGMGMPYFSTDTTAAQRALEIDAAAMLMGKNGVDGVYDSDPKHNPDAVRFDALEYSEVIARDLRVADLTAITLCQDNKLPILVFELLAEGNIARAVKGEKIGTLVNDRGTRE; from the coding sequence ATGGACGATGGCGCCGACAAAGCCCACGACACAGCCGGCCACGGCACCCGCAACGGTGTCGCGCCCCGCCGCTATCTGCTGAAGCTGTCCGGCGAGGCGTTCGCCGGAGGAGGAGGGCTCGGCGTCGACCCGGACGTCGTGCACGCCATCGCCAGGGAGATCGCCGCCGTCGTCAGGGACGGGTACGAGCTCGCACTCGTGGTCGGCGGCGGCAACTTCTTCCGCGGCGCCGAACTCCAGCAGCGCGGCATGGACCGCGCCCGCTCGGACTACATGGGCATGCTCGGCACCGTGATGAACTGCCTCGCCCTCCAGGACTTCCTGGAGAAGGAGGGCATCGAGACCCGGGTGCAGACCGCCATCACCATGGGACAGGTCGCCGAGCCGTACATCCCGCTGCGCGCGGTCCGGCATCTGGAGAAGGGCCGCGTCGTGATCTTCGGCGCCGGTATGGGCATGCCCTACTTCTCCACCGACACCACCGCCGCCCAGCGCGCGCTGGAGATCGACGCCGCGGCCATGCTGATGGGCAAGAACGGGGTCGACGGGGTCTACGACTCCGACCCCAAGCACAACCCGGACGCGGTGCGCTTCGACGCCCTTGAGTACAGCGAGGTGATCGCCCGGGACCTGCGGGTCGCCGATCTCACCGCGATCACCCTGTGCCAGGACAACAAGCTGCCGATCCTCGTCTTCGAGCTGCTCGCCGAGGGCAACATCGCGCGGGCGGTCAAGGGTGAGAAGATCGGCACGCTGGTCAACGACCGGGGTACCCGGGAGTAA
- the frr gene encoding ribosome recycling factor: MIEETLLEAEEKMEKAVVVAKDDFAAIRTGRAHPAMFNKIVAEYYGAITPINQLASFAVPEPRMAVITPFDSSSLRNIEEAIRNSDLGVNPSNDGRIIRVVFPQLTEERRRDYIKVAKTKGEDAKISIRSVRRKAKETLDKLVKDGESGEDEVRRAEKELDDITSKYVGQVDELLKHKEAELLEV, from the coding sequence GTGATTGAAGAAACCCTCCTTGAGGCCGAGGAGAAGATGGAGAAGGCCGTCGTCGTCGCCAAGGACGACTTCGCGGCGATCCGTACGGGCCGTGCGCACCCGGCGATGTTCAACAAGATCGTGGCCGAGTACTACGGCGCCATCACCCCGATCAACCAGCTCGCCTCCTTCGCGGTGCCCGAGCCGCGGATGGCCGTGATCACCCCCTTCGACAGCAGCAGCCTGCGCAACATCGAAGAGGCGATCCGCAACTCCGACCTCGGGGTCAACCCGAGCAACGACGGCCGCATCATCCGGGTGGTCTTCCCGCAGCTCACCGAGGAGCGCCGGCGGGACTACATCAAGGTCGCCAAGACCAAGGGCGAGGACGCCAAGATCTCCATCCGCAGCGTCCGCCGCAAGGCCAAGGAGACCCTCGACAAGCTCGTCAAGGACGGCGAGTCCGGCGAGGACGAGGTGCGCCGCGCTGAGAAGGAGCTGGACGACATCACGTCCAAGTACGTGGGCCAGGTCGACGAGCTGCTCAAGCACAAGGAAGCCGAGCTGCTGGAGGTCTGA